Proteins encoded together in one Myotis daubentonii chromosome 17, mMyoDau2.1, whole genome shotgun sequence window:
- the EEF1D gene encoding elongation factor 1-delta isoform X6, with protein MATNFLMHEKIWFDKFKYDDAERKFYEQMNGPVTGSSRQENGASVILRDIARARENIQKSLAGSSGPGASSGPSGDHSELVTRIASLEVENQSLRGVVQDLQQAIAKLEARLSVLEKSSPAHRATAPQTQHVSPMRQAEPPTRKAAAAEDDEDDDIDLFGSDEEDDKEAVRLREERLRQYAEKKAKKPALVAKSSILLDVKPWDDETDMAQLEACVRSVQLDGLTWGGSKLVPVGYGIRKLQIQCVVEDDKVGTDLLEEEITKFEEHVQSVDIAAFNKI; from the exons ATGGCCACAAACTTCCTCATGCACGAGAAGATTTGGTTCGACAAGTTCAAATACGACGATGCAGAAAGGAAATTCTATGAGCAGATGAACGGGCCTGTGACGGGCTCCTCGCGCCAG GAGAACGGCGCAAGCGTGATCCTCCGGGACATTGCGAGAGCCCGAGAGAACATCCAGAAATCCCTGGCCGGA AGCTCAGGCCCTGGAGCCTCCAGCGGGCCCAGCGGAGACCACAGTGAGCTCGTCACCCGGATCGCCAGCCTGGAAGTGGAGAACCAGAGCCTGCGAGGAG TGGTGCAGGACCTGCAGCAGGCCATCGCCAAGCTGGAGGCCCGCCTGAGCGTGCTGGAGAAGAGCTCGCCTGCCCACCGGGCCACAGCCCCGCAGACCCAG cacGTGTCGCCCATGCGCCAAGCAGAGCCGCCCACCAGGAAGGCGGCGGCCGCGGAGGACGACGAGGACGATGACATCGACCTGTTCGGCAGTGACGAGGAGGACGACAAGGAGGCCGTCCGGCTGCGGGAGGAGCGGCTGCGGCAGTACGCAGAGAAGAAAGCCAAGAAGCCGGCACTGGTGGCCAAGTCCTCCATCCTCCTGGACGTGAAGCCC TGGGATGACGAGACAGACATGGCCCAGCTGGAGGCATGCGTGCGCTCCGTCCAGCTGGATGGGCTGACCTGGGGGGGCTCCAAGCTGGTGCCCGTGGGCTACGGCATCCGCAAGCTGCAGATCCAGTGCGTGGTGGAGGACGACAAGGTGGGCACCGACCTGCTGGAGGAGGAGATCACCAAGTTCGAGGAGCAC GTGCAGAGTGTGGACATTGCTGCTTTCAACAagatctga
- the EEF1D gene encoding elongation factor 1-delta isoform X5 yields the protein MATNFLMHEKIWFDKFKYDDAERKFYEQMNGPVTGSSRQSSGPGASSGPSGDHSELVTRIASLEVENQSLRGVVQDLQQAIAKLEARLSVLEKSSPAHRATAPQTQHVSPMRQAEPPTRKAAAAEDDEDDDIDLFGSDEEDDKEAVRLREERLRQYAEKKAKKPALVAKSSILLDVKPWDDETDMAQLEACVRSVQLDGLTWGGSKLVPVGYGIRKLQIQCVVEDDKVGTDLLEEEITKFEEHVQSVDIAAFNKI from the exons ATGGCCACAAACTTCCTCATGCACGAGAAGATTTGGTTCGACAAGTTCAAATACGACGATGCAGAAAGGAAATTCTATGAGCAGATGAACGGGCCTGTGACGGGCTCCTCGCGCCAG AGCTCAGGCCCTGGAGCCTCCAGCGGGCCCAGCGGAGACCACAGTGAGCTCGTCACCCGGATCGCCAGCCTGGAAGTGGAGAACCAGAGCCTGCGAGGAG TGGTGCAGGACCTGCAGCAGGCCATCGCCAAGCTGGAGGCCCGCCTGAGCGTGCTGGAGAAGAGCTCGCCTGCCCACCGGGCCACAGCCCCGCAGACCCAG cacGTGTCGCCCATGCGCCAAGCAGAGCCGCCCACCAGGAAGGCGGCGGCCGCGGAGGACGACGAGGACGATGACATCGACCTGTTCGGCAGTGACGAGGAGGACGACAAGGAGGCCGTCCGGCTGCGGGAGGAGCGGCTGCGGCAGTACGCAGAGAAGAAAGCCAAGAAGCCGGCACTGGTGGCCAAGTCCTCCATCCTCCTGGACGTGAAGCCC TGGGATGACGAGACAGACATGGCCCAGCTGGAGGCATGCGTGCGCTCCGTCCAGCTGGATGGGCTGACCTGGGGGGGCTCCAAGCTGGTGCCCGTGGGCTACGGCATCCGCAAGCTGCAGATCCAGTGCGTGGTGGAGGACGACAAGGTGGGCACCGACCTGCTGGAGGAGGAGATCACCAAGTTCGAGGAGCAC GTGCAGAGTGTGGACATTGCTGCTTTCAACAagatctga
- the EEF1D gene encoding elongation factor 1-delta isoform X1 — MRSGKASCALETVWEDKQKHGEAEQRAHEHQATRAAATAQQLPAQVPAVNGPGPEDAEEAEAPDSSRGSPRRSRHGRQPLQKKRKRSPKSGLGRADLALVGLSADRVWLDKPLFDQAESSYRQRLADLAAQAARPPALAPRGPCTHGSQVACHHVTWGIWVNKSAFDQAERAFVEWSQALLLATEGGSGQGAPDTGQRAPALALALTHQPSSPANGQPPLGSLQALVREVWLDKPRYDAAERGFYEALFDGHPPGKVRLQERASQAENAKRARRDRRARNAVGSKRAELRRAEGGVPPSALPYWYFLHKDAEAPWLSKPAYDGAECRHHAAEALRVAWRLESTALVHRPSARSGPSVSSVRPNRKMATNFLMHEKIWFDKFKYDDAERKFYEQMNGPVTGSSRQENGASVILRDIARARENIQKSLAGSSGPGASSGPSGDHSELVTRIASLEVENQSLRGVVQDLQQAIAKLEARLSVLEKSSPAHRATAPQTQHVSPMRQAEPPTRKAAAAEDDEDDDIDLFGSDEEDDKEAVRLREERLRQYAEKKAKKPALVAKSSILLDVKPWDDETDMAQLEACVRSVQLDGLTWGGSKLVPVGYGIRKLQIQCVVEDDKVGTDLLEEEITKFEEHVQSVDIAAFNKI; from the exons ATGAGGAGCGGCAAGGCCTCCTGTGCCCTGGAGACCGTCTGGGAGGACAAGCAGAAGCATGGGGAGGCCGAGCAGCGCGCCCACGAGCACCAGGCCACGCGAGCCGCCGCCACTGCCCAGCAGCTCCCGGCTCAGGTGCCAGCCGTGAATGGGCCGGGGCCCGAGGACGCCGAGGAGGCCGAGGCCCCGGACAGCAGCAGGGGCAGCCCCCGGCGGAGCCGTCACGGGCGGCAGCCCCTGCAGAAGAAGCGGAAGCGCTCCCCGAAGAgcgggctgggcagggcagacCTGGCCCTCGTGGGCCTCTCGGCCGACCGCGTCTGGCTGGACAAGCCGCTTTTCGACCAGGCGGAGAGCTCCTACCGCCAGAGGCTGGCAGACTTGGCTGCCCAAGCAGCCCGGCCACCGGCGCTGGCCCCCAGGGGTCCTTGCACCCACGGAAGCCAGGTGGCCTGCCACCATGTGACCTGGGGCATCTGGGTCAACAAGTCTGCCTTTGACCAGGCCGAGCGGGCCTTCGTGGAGTGGTCCCAGGCTCTGCTGCTGGCCACCGAGGGCGGCAGCGGGCAGGGGGCTCCTGACACGGGCCAGCGGGCAcctgccttggccctggccctcaCCCACCAGCCTAGCTCGCCAGCCAATGGCCAGCCCCCGCTGGGCAGCCTGCAGGCGCTGGTGCGGGAGGTGTGGCTGGACAAGCCCCGCTACGACGCAGCTGAGAGGGGCTTCTACGAGGCCCTGTTCGACGGCCACCCCCCCGGGAAGGTGCGCCTGCAGGAGCGAGCCAGCCAGGCCGAGAATGCCAAGCGGGCCCGCCGAGACCGGCGGGCCCGGAACGCCGTGGGAAGCAAGCGGGCTGAGCTGAGGCGGGCcgaggggggggtccctccgTCTGCCCTGCCCTACTGGTACTTCCTGCACAAGGACGCCGAGGCGCCCTGGCTCAGCAAGCCCGCCTACGACGGTGCGGAGTGCCGCCACCACGCTGCCGAGGCCCTGCGCGTGGCCTGGCGCCTCGAATCCACGGCTCTGGTTCACCGACCCAGTGCCCGGTCTGGCCCGTCCGTGTCCAGCGTGAGACCCAA caGGAAAATGGCCACAAACTTCCTCATGCACGAGAAGATTTGGTTCGACAAGTTCAAATACGACGATGCAGAAAGGAAATTCTATGAGCAGATGAACGGGCCTGTGACGGGCTCCTCGCGCCAG GAGAACGGCGCAAGCGTGATCCTCCGGGACATTGCGAGAGCCCGAGAGAACATCCAGAAATCCCTGGCCGGA AGCTCAGGCCCTGGAGCCTCCAGCGGGCCCAGCGGAGACCACAGTGAGCTCGTCACCCGGATCGCCAGCCTGGAAGTGGAGAACCAGAGCCTGCGAGGAG TGGTGCAGGACCTGCAGCAGGCCATCGCCAAGCTGGAGGCCCGCCTGAGCGTGCTGGAGAAGAGCTCGCCTGCCCACCGGGCCACAGCCCCGCAGACCCAG cacGTGTCGCCCATGCGCCAAGCAGAGCCGCCCACCAGGAAGGCGGCGGCCGCGGAGGACGACGAGGACGATGACATCGACCTGTTCGGCAGTGACGAGGAGGACGACAAGGAGGCCGTCCGGCTGCGGGAGGAGCGGCTGCGGCAGTACGCAGAGAAGAAAGCCAAGAAGCCGGCACTGGTGGCCAAGTCCTCCATCCTCCTGGACGTGAAGCCC TGGGATGACGAGACAGACATGGCCCAGCTGGAGGCATGCGTGCGCTCCGTCCAGCTGGATGGGCTGACCTGGGGGGGCTCCAAGCTGGTGCCCGTGGGCTACGGCATCCGCAAGCTGCAGATCCAGTGCGTGGTGGAGGACGACAAGGTGGGCACCGACCTGCTGGAGGAGGAGATCACCAAGTTCGAGGAGCAC GTGCAGAGTGTGGACATTGCTGCTTTCAACAagatctga
- the EEF1D gene encoding elongation factor 1-delta isoform X4, translating to MRSGKASCALETVWEDKQKHGEAEQRAHEHQATRAAATAQQLPAQVPAVNGPGPEDAEEAEAPDSSRGSPRRSRHGRQPLQKKRKRSPKSGLGRADLALVGLSADRVWLDKPLFDQAESSYRQRLADLAAQAARPPALAPRGPCTHGSQVACHHVTWGIWVNKSAFDQAERAFVEWSQALLLATEGGSGQGAPDTGQRAPALALALTHQPSSPANGQPPLGSLQALVREVWLDKPRYDAAERGFYEALFDGHPPGKVRLQERASQAENAKRARRDRRARNAVGSKRAELRRAEGGVPPSALPYWYFLHKDAEAPWLSKPAYDGAECRHHAAEALRVAWRLESTALVHRPSARSGPSVSSVRPKKMATNFLMHEKIWFDKFKYDDAERKFYEQMNGPVTGSSRQSSGPGASSGPSGDHSELVTRIASLEVENQSLRGVVQDLQQAIAKLEARLSVLEKSSPAHRATAPQTQHVSPMRQAEPPTRKAAAAEDDEDDDIDLFGSDEEDDKEAVRLREERLRQYAEKKAKKPALVAKSSILLDVKPWDDETDMAQLEACVRSVQLDGLTWGGSKLVPVGYGIRKLQIQCVVEDDKVGTDLLEEEITKFEEHVQSVDIAAFNKI from the exons ATGAGGAGCGGCAAGGCCTCCTGTGCCCTGGAGACCGTCTGGGAGGACAAGCAGAAGCATGGGGAGGCCGAGCAGCGCGCCCACGAGCACCAGGCCACGCGAGCCGCCGCCACTGCCCAGCAGCTCCCGGCTCAGGTGCCAGCCGTGAATGGGCCGGGGCCCGAGGACGCCGAGGAGGCCGAGGCCCCGGACAGCAGCAGGGGCAGCCCCCGGCGGAGCCGTCACGGGCGGCAGCCCCTGCAGAAGAAGCGGAAGCGCTCCCCGAAGAgcgggctgggcagggcagacCTGGCCCTCGTGGGCCTCTCGGCCGACCGCGTCTGGCTGGACAAGCCGCTTTTCGACCAGGCGGAGAGCTCCTACCGCCAGAGGCTGGCAGACTTGGCTGCCCAAGCAGCCCGGCCACCGGCGCTGGCCCCCAGGGGTCCTTGCACCCACGGAAGCCAGGTGGCCTGCCACCATGTGACCTGGGGCATCTGGGTCAACAAGTCTGCCTTTGACCAGGCCGAGCGGGCCTTCGTGGAGTGGTCCCAGGCTCTGCTGCTGGCCACCGAGGGCGGCAGCGGGCAGGGGGCTCCTGACACGGGCCAGCGGGCAcctgccttggccctggccctcaCCCACCAGCCTAGCTCGCCAGCCAATGGCCAGCCCCCGCTGGGCAGCCTGCAGGCGCTGGTGCGGGAGGTGTGGCTGGACAAGCCCCGCTACGACGCAGCTGAGAGGGGCTTCTACGAGGCCCTGTTCGACGGCCACCCCCCCGGGAAGGTGCGCCTGCAGGAGCGAGCCAGCCAGGCCGAGAATGCCAAGCGGGCCCGCCGAGACCGGCGGGCCCGGAACGCCGTGGGAAGCAAGCGGGCTGAGCTGAGGCGGGCcgaggggggggtccctccgTCTGCCCTGCCCTACTGGTACTTCCTGCACAAGGACGCCGAGGCGCCCTGGCTCAGCAAGCCCGCCTACGACGGTGCGGAGTGCCGCCACCACGCTGCCGAGGCCCTGCGCGTGGCCTGGCGCCTCGAATCCACGGCTCTGGTTCACCGACCCAGTGCCCGGTCTGGCCCGTCCGTGTCCAGCGTGAGACCCAA GAAAATGGCCACAAACTTCCTCATGCACGAGAAGATTTGGTTCGACAAGTTCAAATACGACGATGCAGAAAGGAAATTCTATGAGCAGATGAACGGGCCTGTGACGGGCTCCTCGCGCCAG AGCTCAGGCCCTGGAGCCTCCAGCGGGCCCAGCGGAGACCACAGTGAGCTCGTCACCCGGATCGCCAGCCTGGAAGTGGAGAACCAGAGCCTGCGAGGAG TGGTGCAGGACCTGCAGCAGGCCATCGCCAAGCTGGAGGCCCGCCTGAGCGTGCTGGAGAAGAGCTCGCCTGCCCACCGGGCCACAGCCCCGCAGACCCAG cacGTGTCGCCCATGCGCCAAGCAGAGCCGCCCACCAGGAAGGCGGCGGCCGCGGAGGACGACGAGGACGATGACATCGACCTGTTCGGCAGTGACGAGGAGGACGACAAGGAGGCCGTCCGGCTGCGGGAGGAGCGGCTGCGGCAGTACGCAGAGAAGAAAGCCAAGAAGCCGGCACTGGTGGCCAAGTCCTCCATCCTCCTGGACGTGAAGCCC TGGGATGACGAGACAGACATGGCCCAGCTGGAGGCATGCGTGCGCTCCGTCCAGCTGGATGGGCTGACCTGGGGGGGCTCCAAGCTGGTGCCCGTGGGCTACGGCATCCGCAAGCTGCAGATCCAGTGCGTGGTGGAGGACGACAAGGTGGGCACCGACCTGCTGGAGGAGGAGATCACCAAGTTCGAGGAGCAC GTGCAGAGTGTGGACATTGCTGCTTTCAACAagatctga
- the EEF1D gene encoding elongation factor 1-delta isoform X2 — protein MRSGKASCALETVWEDKQKHGEAEQRAHEHQATRAAATAQQLPAQVPAVNGPGPEDAEEAEAPDSSRGSPRRSRHGRQPLQKKRKRSPKSGLGRADLALVGLSADRVWLDKPLFDQAESSYRQRLADLAAQAARPPALAPRGPCTHGSQVACHHVTWGIWVNKSAFDQAERAFVEWSQALLLATEGGSGQGAPDTGQRAPALALALTHQPSSPANGQPPLGSLQALVREVWLDKPRYDAAERGFYEALFDGHPPGKVRLQERASQAENAKRARRDRRARNAVGSKRAELRRAEGGVPPSALPYWYFLHKDAEAPWLSKPAYDGAECRHHAAEALRVAWRLESTALVHRPSARSGPSVSSVRPKKMATNFLMHEKIWFDKFKYDDAERKFYEQMNGPVTGSSRQENGASVILRDIARARENIQKSLAGSSGPGASSGPSGDHSELVTRIASLEVENQSLRGVVQDLQQAIAKLEARLSVLEKSSPAHRATAPQTQHVSPMRQAEPPTRKAAAAEDDEDDDIDLFGSDEEDDKEAVRLREERLRQYAEKKAKKPALVAKSSILLDVKPWDDETDMAQLEACVRSVQLDGLTWGGSKLVPVGYGIRKLQIQCVVEDDKVGTDLLEEEITKFEEHVQSVDIAAFNKI, from the exons ATGAGGAGCGGCAAGGCCTCCTGTGCCCTGGAGACCGTCTGGGAGGACAAGCAGAAGCATGGGGAGGCCGAGCAGCGCGCCCACGAGCACCAGGCCACGCGAGCCGCCGCCACTGCCCAGCAGCTCCCGGCTCAGGTGCCAGCCGTGAATGGGCCGGGGCCCGAGGACGCCGAGGAGGCCGAGGCCCCGGACAGCAGCAGGGGCAGCCCCCGGCGGAGCCGTCACGGGCGGCAGCCCCTGCAGAAGAAGCGGAAGCGCTCCCCGAAGAgcgggctgggcagggcagacCTGGCCCTCGTGGGCCTCTCGGCCGACCGCGTCTGGCTGGACAAGCCGCTTTTCGACCAGGCGGAGAGCTCCTACCGCCAGAGGCTGGCAGACTTGGCTGCCCAAGCAGCCCGGCCACCGGCGCTGGCCCCCAGGGGTCCTTGCACCCACGGAAGCCAGGTGGCCTGCCACCATGTGACCTGGGGCATCTGGGTCAACAAGTCTGCCTTTGACCAGGCCGAGCGGGCCTTCGTGGAGTGGTCCCAGGCTCTGCTGCTGGCCACCGAGGGCGGCAGCGGGCAGGGGGCTCCTGACACGGGCCAGCGGGCAcctgccttggccctggccctcaCCCACCAGCCTAGCTCGCCAGCCAATGGCCAGCCCCCGCTGGGCAGCCTGCAGGCGCTGGTGCGGGAGGTGTGGCTGGACAAGCCCCGCTACGACGCAGCTGAGAGGGGCTTCTACGAGGCCCTGTTCGACGGCCACCCCCCCGGGAAGGTGCGCCTGCAGGAGCGAGCCAGCCAGGCCGAGAATGCCAAGCGGGCCCGCCGAGACCGGCGGGCCCGGAACGCCGTGGGAAGCAAGCGGGCTGAGCTGAGGCGGGCcgaggggggggtccctccgTCTGCCCTGCCCTACTGGTACTTCCTGCACAAGGACGCCGAGGCGCCCTGGCTCAGCAAGCCCGCCTACGACGGTGCGGAGTGCCGCCACCACGCTGCCGAGGCCCTGCGCGTGGCCTGGCGCCTCGAATCCACGGCTCTGGTTCACCGACCCAGTGCCCGGTCTGGCCCGTCCGTGTCCAGCGTGAGACCCAA GAAAATGGCCACAAACTTCCTCATGCACGAGAAGATTTGGTTCGACAAGTTCAAATACGACGATGCAGAAAGGAAATTCTATGAGCAGATGAACGGGCCTGTGACGGGCTCCTCGCGCCAG GAGAACGGCGCAAGCGTGATCCTCCGGGACATTGCGAGAGCCCGAGAGAACATCCAGAAATCCCTGGCCGGA AGCTCAGGCCCTGGAGCCTCCAGCGGGCCCAGCGGAGACCACAGTGAGCTCGTCACCCGGATCGCCAGCCTGGAAGTGGAGAACCAGAGCCTGCGAGGAG TGGTGCAGGACCTGCAGCAGGCCATCGCCAAGCTGGAGGCCCGCCTGAGCGTGCTGGAGAAGAGCTCGCCTGCCCACCGGGCCACAGCCCCGCAGACCCAG cacGTGTCGCCCATGCGCCAAGCAGAGCCGCCCACCAGGAAGGCGGCGGCCGCGGAGGACGACGAGGACGATGACATCGACCTGTTCGGCAGTGACGAGGAGGACGACAAGGAGGCCGTCCGGCTGCGGGAGGAGCGGCTGCGGCAGTACGCAGAGAAGAAAGCCAAGAAGCCGGCACTGGTGGCCAAGTCCTCCATCCTCCTGGACGTGAAGCCC TGGGATGACGAGACAGACATGGCCCAGCTGGAGGCATGCGTGCGCTCCGTCCAGCTGGATGGGCTGACCTGGGGGGGCTCCAAGCTGGTGCCCGTGGGCTACGGCATCCGCAAGCTGCAGATCCAGTGCGTGGTGGAGGACGACAAGGTGGGCACCGACCTGCTGGAGGAGGAGATCACCAAGTTCGAGGAGCAC GTGCAGAGTGTGGACATTGCTGCTTTCAACAagatctga
- the EEF1D gene encoding elongation factor 1-delta isoform X3 — MRSGKASCALETVWEDKQKHGEAEQRAHEHQATRAAATAQQLPAQVPAVNGPGPEDAEEAEAPDSSRGSPRRSRHGRQPLQKKRKRSPKSGLGRADLALVGLSADRVWLDKPLFDQAESSYRQRLADLAAQAARPPALAPRGPCTHGSQVACHHVTWGIWVNKSAFDQAERAFVEWSQALLLATEGGSGQGAPDTGQRAPALALALTHQPSSPANGQPPLGSLQALVREVWLDKPRYDAAERGFYEALFDGHPPGKVRLQERASQAENAKRARRDRRARNAVGSKRAELRRAEGGVPPSALPYWYFLHKDAEAPWLSKPAYDGAECRHHAAEALRVAWRLESTALVHRPSARSGPSVSSVRPNRKMATNFLMHEKIWFDKFKYDDAERKFYEQMNGPVTGSSRQSSGPGASSGPSGDHSELVTRIASLEVENQSLRGVVQDLQQAIAKLEARLSVLEKSSPAHRATAPQTQHVSPMRQAEPPTRKAAAAEDDEDDDIDLFGSDEEDDKEAVRLREERLRQYAEKKAKKPALVAKSSILLDVKPWDDETDMAQLEACVRSVQLDGLTWGGSKLVPVGYGIRKLQIQCVVEDDKVGTDLLEEEITKFEEHVQSVDIAAFNKI; from the exons ATGAGGAGCGGCAAGGCCTCCTGTGCCCTGGAGACCGTCTGGGAGGACAAGCAGAAGCATGGGGAGGCCGAGCAGCGCGCCCACGAGCACCAGGCCACGCGAGCCGCCGCCACTGCCCAGCAGCTCCCGGCTCAGGTGCCAGCCGTGAATGGGCCGGGGCCCGAGGACGCCGAGGAGGCCGAGGCCCCGGACAGCAGCAGGGGCAGCCCCCGGCGGAGCCGTCACGGGCGGCAGCCCCTGCAGAAGAAGCGGAAGCGCTCCCCGAAGAgcgggctgggcagggcagacCTGGCCCTCGTGGGCCTCTCGGCCGACCGCGTCTGGCTGGACAAGCCGCTTTTCGACCAGGCGGAGAGCTCCTACCGCCAGAGGCTGGCAGACTTGGCTGCCCAAGCAGCCCGGCCACCGGCGCTGGCCCCCAGGGGTCCTTGCACCCACGGAAGCCAGGTGGCCTGCCACCATGTGACCTGGGGCATCTGGGTCAACAAGTCTGCCTTTGACCAGGCCGAGCGGGCCTTCGTGGAGTGGTCCCAGGCTCTGCTGCTGGCCACCGAGGGCGGCAGCGGGCAGGGGGCTCCTGACACGGGCCAGCGGGCAcctgccttggccctggccctcaCCCACCAGCCTAGCTCGCCAGCCAATGGCCAGCCCCCGCTGGGCAGCCTGCAGGCGCTGGTGCGGGAGGTGTGGCTGGACAAGCCCCGCTACGACGCAGCTGAGAGGGGCTTCTACGAGGCCCTGTTCGACGGCCACCCCCCCGGGAAGGTGCGCCTGCAGGAGCGAGCCAGCCAGGCCGAGAATGCCAAGCGGGCCCGCCGAGACCGGCGGGCCCGGAACGCCGTGGGAAGCAAGCGGGCTGAGCTGAGGCGGGCcgaggggggggtccctccgTCTGCCCTGCCCTACTGGTACTTCCTGCACAAGGACGCCGAGGCGCCCTGGCTCAGCAAGCCCGCCTACGACGGTGCGGAGTGCCGCCACCACGCTGCCGAGGCCCTGCGCGTGGCCTGGCGCCTCGAATCCACGGCTCTGGTTCACCGACCCAGTGCCCGGTCTGGCCCGTCCGTGTCCAGCGTGAGACCCAA caGGAAAATGGCCACAAACTTCCTCATGCACGAGAAGATTTGGTTCGACAAGTTCAAATACGACGATGCAGAAAGGAAATTCTATGAGCAGATGAACGGGCCTGTGACGGGCTCCTCGCGCCAG AGCTCAGGCCCTGGAGCCTCCAGCGGGCCCAGCGGAGACCACAGTGAGCTCGTCACCCGGATCGCCAGCCTGGAAGTGGAGAACCAGAGCCTGCGAGGAG TGGTGCAGGACCTGCAGCAGGCCATCGCCAAGCTGGAGGCCCGCCTGAGCGTGCTGGAGAAGAGCTCGCCTGCCCACCGGGCCACAGCCCCGCAGACCCAG cacGTGTCGCCCATGCGCCAAGCAGAGCCGCCCACCAGGAAGGCGGCGGCCGCGGAGGACGACGAGGACGATGACATCGACCTGTTCGGCAGTGACGAGGAGGACGACAAGGAGGCCGTCCGGCTGCGGGAGGAGCGGCTGCGGCAGTACGCAGAGAAGAAAGCCAAGAAGCCGGCACTGGTGGCCAAGTCCTCCATCCTCCTGGACGTGAAGCCC TGGGATGACGAGACAGACATGGCCCAGCTGGAGGCATGCGTGCGCTCCGTCCAGCTGGATGGGCTGACCTGGGGGGGCTCCAAGCTGGTGCCCGTGGGCTACGGCATCCGCAAGCTGCAGATCCAGTGCGTGGTGGAGGACGACAAGGTGGGCACCGACCTGCTGGAGGAGGAGATCACCAAGTTCGAGGAGCAC GTGCAGAGTGTGGACATTGCTGCTTTCAACAagatctga